One Mesotoga sp. UBA6090 DNA window includes the following coding sequences:
- a CDS encoding copper-translocating P-type ATPase, giving the protein MKKQNHKDKDNLEGKQDHQDRKHSEQQHHEHMIEDFRRRFWVSLILTIPILVLSPLIQNILGYEFTFPFDSYVLFALSSVIYFYGGWPFLTGLMDELKKKQPGMMTLIGVAITVAYGYSVAITFGLEGKTFYWELATLIDIMLLGHWIEMKSVMNASNALEKIVQLMPSEAHLLEDGQTKDVAIDQLKSGDLVLVKPGEKVPVDGVIIDGESHIDESMVTGESKPVKKKKDNQVIGGTINGNGSLTIKAQQIGEEAYLSKVINMVKEAQSEKSKTQHLADKVAFWLTITSLSVGFITLVTWLFLDQPFVFALERMASVMVITCPHALGLAIPLVVAISTSLSAQRGLLIRNRTAFENSRKISLLVFDKTGTLTQGKFEVLRYGSLNNAYKDKQILSLAGSLESKSEHPLATSIMQKIKNEGIKLPEVKNFKAITGKGVEGEVENKKVKVVSPGFVKEKGITIPDSVYKNDQETIVFVLVEEELAGFIAMGDEIRNESYEAVKILKENNLKIYMMTGDNEKVARSVSDELDLDGYSAEMLPDQKLEKIKDFQDKGEFVAMTGDGINDAPALAKADVGIAVGSGTDVAAETADIILLNSNPIDIAHLIVLGKETYKKIVQNLIWATAYNIIAIPLAAGVLYNLGIIISPAMGAIFMSLSTIIVAINSQLLKKKFI; this is encoded by the coding sequence TTATCGCCTCTTATTCAAAATATATTGGGTTATGAATTTACTTTTCCTTTTGACAGTTATGTATTGTTTGCTCTATCTTCAGTGATATATTTCTATGGTGGATGGCCTTTCCTGACAGGGCTAATGGATGAACTGAAGAAAAAACAACCTGGCATGATGACCCTAATCGGGGTGGCAATAACAGTTGCCTATGGTTACAGTGTTGCTATCACTTTCGGGTTAGAAGGGAAAACCTTTTACTGGGAACTGGCTACTTTAATCGATATTATGCTTTTAGGTCACTGGATTGAAATGAAATCTGTAATGAATGCTTCCAATGCTCTGGAAAAGATTGTGCAACTGATGCCTTCAGAAGCCCATTTACTTGAAGATGGTCAGACAAAAGATGTAGCCATTGATCAGTTGAAAAGTGGAGACCTGGTACTTGTCAAACCAGGAGAAAAGGTTCCAGTCGATGGAGTTATTATTGACGGGGAAAGCCATATTGATGAATCTATGGTCACCGGTGAATCAAAGCCCGTAAAAAAGAAGAAAGATAATCAGGTGATCGGCGGTACAATCAATGGGAACGGGTCATTAACAATTAAAGCTCAGCAGATAGGGGAGGAAGCTTATCTAAGCAAAGTGATAAATATGGTTAAAGAGGCTCAAAGCGAGAAGTCTAAAACCCAGCATCTTGCTGACAAAGTCGCTTTTTGGCTTACTATTACTTCCCTTTCAGTAGGTTTTATTACTCTGGTTACATGGCTTTTCCTGGATCAACCTTTTGTTTTTGCCTTAGAACGTATGGCCAGTGTGATGGTTATCACCTGTCCCCATGCACTGGGTTTGGCTATTCCTTTAGTTGTAGCAATTTCAACTTCTCTTTCTGCACAAAGAGGCCTTTTGATTCGTAACCGCACGGCATTTGAAAATTCTCGTAAAATATCCCTGCTCGTTTTTGATAAAACCGGCACTTTGACCCAGGGAAAATTTGAAGTATTGAGATATGGAAGCTTGAACAACGCTTATAAAGATAAGCAGATATTAAGCTTAGCCGGTTCTCTTGAGTCAAAATCAGAGCATCCTCTGGCAACAAGTATTATGCAAAAAATAAAAAATGAAGGAATCAAACTACCAGAGGTAAAGAATTTTAAGGCTATTACCGGGAAAGGGGTAGAAGGCGAGGTGGAAAATAAAAAAGTAAAGGTAGTTAGCCCTGGTTTTGTAAAAGAAAAGGGGATAACGATACCGGATAGTGTCTATAAAAATGACCAGGAAACGATCGTGTTTGTATTGGTGGAAGAAGAATTAGCTGGGTTTATAGCTATGGGGGATGAGATAAGGAATGAATCCTATGAGGCGGTTAAAATATTGAAAGAGAACAATCTCAAAATTTATATGATGACCGGGGATAATGAAAAAGTTGCCAGAAGTGTAAGTGACGAACTGGATTTGGATGGTTATAGTGCTGAGATGCTACCAGACCAGAAACTGGAAAAAATCAAAGATTTTCAGGATAAAGGAGAATTCGTGGCCATGACTGGTGATGGAATTAATGATGCACCTGCCCTTGCAAAAGCGGATGTTGGTATTGCAGTGGGCTCTGGTACTGATGTAGCAGCAGAAACTGCGGATATTATACTGCTGAACAGTAACCCTATTGACATTGCTCATCTAATCGTTCTTGGGAAGGAAACATACAAAAAAATTGTTCAGAACCTGATCTGGGCGACAGCATATAATATCATAGCTATACCTCTGGCAGCAGGTGTATTGTATAACCTGGGAATCATTATCAGTCCTGCCATGGGAGCTATATTCATGAGCTTAAGTACAATCATTGTAGCTATTAATTCACAATTGTTGAAGAAAAAGTTTATCTGA